The Anas acuta chromosome 2, bAnaAcu1.1, whole genome shotgun sequence genome contains a region encoding:
- the MRPL36 gene encoding large ribosomal subunit protein bL36m, giving the protein MLSLLARAAVPLCRLCRSPFSSLAAGGRPPCAAGASALWQGAAAPPALPAGPALPGLLQLVAGLKTKTTLRRRCKDCYVVRRRGRLYVCCKSNPRHKQRKL; this is encoded by the coding sequence ATGCTGTccctgctggccagagccgcGGTGCCGCTGTGCCGGCTGTGCCGCTCGCCCTTCAGCTCGctggcggcgggggggcggccgccgTGCGCCGCCGGGGCCTCGGCGCTGTGGCAAGGAgcggccgcccccccggccctgcccgccggcccggcgctgcccggccTCCTGCAGCTCGTCGCCGGGTTGAAGACGAAGACGACGCTGCGGAGGCGCTGCAAGGACTGCTACGTGGTGCGCCGCCGCGGCCGGCTCTACGTCTGCTGCAAGAGCAACCCCCGGCACAAGCAGCGGAAGCTGTAG
- the NDUFS6 gene encoding NADH dehydrogenase [ubiquinone] iron-sulfur protein 6, mitochondrial: protein MAAPGATFRRLLLPLLLPRAALPAASPRRYGLRAAATGEAVTHTGQVYEEKDYRKVRFVGRQKEVNKNFAIDLIAEQPVSEVESRVISCDGGGGALGHPKVYINLDKETKTGTCGYCGLQFKQKHH from the exons ATGGCGGCGCCCGGCGCGACCTTCCGccgcctgctgctgccgctgctgctgccccgcGCGGCGCTGCCCGCGGCCTCCCCGCGCCGCTACGGGCTGCGAGCCGCCGCCACGGGAGAGGCGGTGACGCACACCGGGCAG gtatatgaagaaaaagattACAGGAAAGTTAGATTTGTTGGACGACAAAAAGAG gtgaaCAAGAATTTTGCAATTGATTTAATTGCAGAGCAGCCTGTGAGTGAAGTTGAAAGCAGAGTGATATCATGCgatggtggtggtggagctTTGGGACATCCTAAAGTATACATAAACTTG gACAAAGAAACGAAGACCGGAACGTGTGGCTACTGTGGACTtcaatttaaacagaaacatcACTGA